CACAGCGTCTGGGTCGACCTGCCCAACGGCATCTACGATCCGGAGAAGGGTCACGACCTCTACAACGAGTATCTCGACATGCTCGAGTACGCCGAGCAGTGCGGCTTCGACGCCATCGCCGTGAACGAGCACCACCAGAACGCGTACGGGATGATGCCGTCGCCGAACATCATGGCGGCCACCCTCGCGCGCCGCACCTCGAAGGCCATGCTGCTCGTGCTGGGCAACTCGATCGTCTGTTACAACCCGCCCACCCGCATCGCGGAGGAGTTCGCGATGCTCGACGTGATCTCGGGCGGGCGGCTGATCGCGGGCTTCCCGGTCGGCACGTCGATGGACATCAACTACTGCTCGGGCCAGAACCCGGCGACCGTGCGCGACAAGTACCGCGAGGGCCACGACCTGATCATGAAGGCCTGGCGCACGCGCGAGCCGTTCGCGTTCAGCGGCAAGTACACCAAGCTGCGTTACGTGAACCTGTGGCCGCGGCCCGTGCAGCAGCCCAACCCGCCGGTGTGGATCCCGGGCCTGGGCTCGATCGAGACCTGGGATTTCTGCGCGCAGCACGACTACAACTACAGCTATCTCTCGTTCTCGGGTTACAAGCGCGCGCGCAACATGATGAACGGCTACTGGGAGCGGCGCGCGGCGCTGGGCGCCGACGACAACCCGCATTCGGCAGCGTTCTTCCAGCAGGTCTGCATCAGCGAGACCGACGCGCAGTGCGAGAAGGAGTGGTGGCCGCACGTCGACTACTTCTTCAACAAGTGTCTGCACCTTTATCCGGGAACGTCCGAGGCGCCGGGCTACCGCACCGAGGCGTCGCTGCGCGCCGGCATCGTGAGTCAGTTCGGGAACACCACGCAGAACATGGGCATCGACAAGAGCTGGAAGCAGCTCGTGAACGAGGGCTACATCCTGGCGGGCTCGCCGGAGACGGTGAGACAGCAGGTCGAGGAGCTGGCGAAGACGCTGCGCGTGGGTCACGTGCTGCTCGGCTGTCACATCGGCTCCGCGCCGGCCGAGCTCGTGAACCGCTCGACCCGGCTGGCCGGCGAGCAGATCCTGCCCAAGCTGAAGCACATCTACTCCGACTACGAGGACCGCTGGTGGCCCAAGGCCCTGCCGGCGGCGCGGCGCGCCAAGGCCGGCGCCAGCATGCCGGCGGGAGCCGCGCGATGACCGAGCCCAGGTCGCGCATGGTCGAGCTGGGCCCGGGTCGCCCGACGCTCGAGGTGCAGGAGGCCGGCTCGGGGCCGCCCCTGTTCTTCTTGCACGGCGCCGGCGG
This genomic interval from Myxococcota bacterium contains the following:
- a CDS encoding LLM class flavin-dependent oxidoreductase produces the protein MKFTWFHLMPYRWLPADFRQRYHSVWVDLPNGIYDPEKGHDLYNEYLDMLEYAEQCGFDAIAVNEHHQNAYGMMPSPNIMAATLARRTSKAMLLVLGNSIVCYNPPTRIAEEFAMLDVISGGRLIAGFPVGTSMDINYCSGQNPATVRDKYREGHDLIMKAWRTREPFAFSGKYTKLRYVNLWPRPVQQPNPPVWIPGLGSIETWDFCAQHDYNYSYLSFSGYKRARNMMNGYWERRAALGADDNPHSAAFFQQVCISETDAQCEKEWWPHVDYFFNKCLHLYPGTSEAPGYRTEASLRAGIVSQFGNTTQNMGIDKSWKQLVNEGYILAGSPETVRQQVEELAKTLRVGHVLLGCHIGSAPAELVNRSTRLAGEQILPKLKHIYSDYEDRWWPKALPAARRAKAGASMPAGAAR